AGAAAAAAGGTCAGAGCGGCGGTGGGGCATGAGCCGACCCAGGAGAACTGGCAGTACTATTGCGAACTGCGACAGGAAGAAAAGAACAGGCAAAATGTTCGTCAGCAGGAAGCAGACCGTGAGAAACTCCGCCGTCTGGTGTTTGGCGAAGACGATAATAATTCCAAAACCAGCTAGGGAAGGACGCTATGGCGGACAGTATTACTGCTTAGTCTTCAATACTGTCCGCCGTTTTCAAAGCTAAAGCGGACACTAAGGACGGATCGGACGATTTTTCACGGGAAAGAGAAACAATTACGTTTTTCGACTTCTTCAGATGTCCCAAGATACTTATTTGCCACCATTGAAGAAATGGCGAAAGCCTGATTTCTTGTCCTTACGCTTATTCTTCAGGGAAAGGTGAAAAATATTCGCTGAATAGACGATTAACCTAAGAGTTGCTCACCTTAACCCAATAATGGTGAAAACTATGTCACGAAATATTGCTTTTTCCTCTAACTTAGTACTATAATCTGCTACGGAAAGAGCGGGTTGAGCAGCTAGCCTACTGGTTGCTCGGCTTTTTCATAGACACGATAGAATAACTCTCAGCAAGGCCTGCGTCTCTGAACTGATCGTCTATTAAAATTAGGGATATTATAGGGTTCAGGTTTTTATAGGTGAAGGGTTGTTTCAATGAAAAAGAACAGTATTGTACTGGTAGCCATTCTGGTGGTATCAGCACTGCTCGCCGGTTGTGGAGGAGACGGCAAAATACCCACTCCAGCACCAACACCAGAACCGACGCCGACACCGATGTCCTTTACTGATGATGCCGGCAACGTTGTCAACCTTCTCAGGGTTCCTCAACGAATTGTGTCTATTGGTCCCATGATTACTGAGATTCTAGTAGCACTTGGAGCGTCCGAAAAAATCGTGGGCGTGGACGACTTCTCTCAATGGCCTTCTACGGGAATTCCCATCCCTCGATTGGGAGAACCTTTCGTTCGGGGAGATGTAATCAGCCCCAAATTGGGAATTGATCCCGATGCGATTGTGGCTTTACATCCAGACATGGTTATTGCGAATGTCGGATCTTGGGTGCGTGCCTCTGAGGGCGTGCCTTGGGGTTCGCAATTCCCGTTTCCCGGCTTGGATAAGGCTGGAATTCCCACCGTGTGTCTCAACCCAGTGGTAGGTGTGACCGGGACGCTAAAAAGGCTCCTTTCTCTTGGAGCAATCGTTGGGGAATCGGATAAAGCTAACGAGTTAGTGACAGCCTATGAGAAGCGGAAGCTGGCTGTGTTGGAGAGAGTGCAGGACCTACCAAAAGTGCGTGTCGTCCTCGCTTGGGGTCATGGTGGTGGTCCCCCGGCGCCTGGGCCACCAGTGACAGAGGACGACCCGTTGAGCGAACTCATCCAACTCGCAGGGGGAGTCAATGTTTTCACTTCCAGCCCCGAGGACAAAAATATGGTACAGCAAATCTCTCAAAACCCATTCACACTGGAGCCCTATATAGCCAAAAACCCCGAAGTGATACTGGTATTAGGTGGTCTGGACCAATGGCAATTGGACAGGCCTGGCTGGGAGAAGGTGGATGCGGTACAGATAGGAAGGGTTCATGCGATTGGCGAGATAACGCCACTTACGGTCCTTGATCGGTTAGAGGAGATTGCTAGACTACTGCACCCAACGTGAAGAGAATATGAGTGGTTGCTTCTCTACTGCTGATGGTTCGTGAGCGCCGTCAAGCAGACAACATATTAGCATACACTGAGGTTATCGTAGCTTCCAGCAAGGCCTGTGCCTCTAAGCTTATCTCCTATTGA
This is a stretch of genomic DNA from Chloroflexota bacterium. It encodes these proteins:
- a CDS encoding ABC transporter substrate-binding protein codes for the protein MKKNSIVLVAILVVSALLAGCGGDGKIPTPAPTPEPTPTPMSFTDDAGNVVNLLRVPQRIVSIGPMITEILVALGASEKIVGVDDFSQWPSTGIPIPRLGEPFVRGDVISPKLGIDPDAIVALHPDMVIANVGSWVRASEGVPWGSQFPFPGLDKAGIPTVCLNPVVGVTGTLKRLLSLGAIVGESDKANELVTAYEKRKLAVLERVQDLPKVRVVLAWGHGGGPPAPGPPVTEDDPLSELIQLAGGVNVFTSSPEDKNMVQQISQNPFTLEPYIAKNPEVILVLGGLDQWQLDRPGWEKVDAVQIGRVHAIGEITPLTVLDRLEEIARLLHPT